TCTCCTTCTGCATCCCGTCCGGCCGCGGCCAGTCCGGACGGTGACTGCGGACCCCCGTCTCGTTCGCCTGTAGCCAGATGCCGTAGTCGAGCGCTTGTAGCACAACCTTGGGGTCGTGGCCCACCTTCGTCTCGACGACGTGGAGCCGGCCCGCACCGTCGCAGCCGAGGAAGTCGATGAACCCGGGGCGTCCTGGTCCGCGGTAGGCCGGGTACTCCCGCGCCAGGAAGGGCAGCCCGAGCGCCGCTGGCGGCGACATCCCGATGCTCGCCTGCAGCCGGTGCTCGGTCTGGCGCGTGGTGAGTGAGCCGCCCGCGCTCACCGATGCAGCCACGGCCTCCAGGATCTCACTCAACTCGGTGTCGGTCATGGGACCTTTCAGCACCACGTTGACCACCTTGTGTCCCGGCTGCGGACGGCTGTACTGCACACCGGCCTGCACCCGAAGGCCACTGCGCGTCTGGGACAGCCGCAGGACCTGCAGGCCGCGGTGGTGCCAGGACAGATAGTTCGCCCGGCCATGCGCCTCGAGGCCGTCGAGGCCGGGATCCGCCAGCAACCGCTCGACCCACGCCGCCCTCCTGTTGTCGAGGACGAACGGCTCCACCGTGCGTTGCTCGAGTGCCGCAGAGGTCGTGAGGACCTCGGATCTCGACAGGGTGAAGGGCTCGCCGGTGAGGGTCCGGACGGTGACAGGTGTGTCGACCCAGGGCAGGCGGCGAGCGACCTCGCGCGCGTGCTGGTCCGACAGGACGAGCACGAGCTCCCGGTCGTGCTGCCACGCCAGGGCGTAGGCCAGCACCTCGTCGGTAGCGGTCGGGACCTCCGTCGGCGCGGACGACCGCGAGCAGCGTGGTCGCGTCAGCGTCCTCGTACCACCATGCGAAGCTCGTCATCGCGCGCGGCGCGAAGGGACGAGCACCGGCGCCGAAGACCTCGTCGGCCAGCCGCTGGGCCTCGGGCGCGAACGCGTCGTGCACGTTCTTGGCCTGACGCGCCTTCGACAGCGGAGCTCCGGCGGCGGCCTGCATCTCCAGCCCCATCGCAGCCAGCAGGTCCTGCTCGTCGCGGATCACGTCGTTCGGGTCCATGACGCCCAACGTAACGCCGGCTGCTCCCGGTCACTGGTCATCGTCGGCCTCCAGCTCCTCCTCGTACTCGCGCTGCAGGCGCTGGGCCGTCCGGTGCAGCAGGCTGACGGGGAACGGGTAGCTGAGCCGGTAGCCGACGTGGCCGAGCTGGACCTCGACCCCGTCGTCCAGCTGGAGCAGGTCACCGTCGAAGTCGTCGTCGCTGTAGAGGATGTCCTCCAGCTCGAGGAGACTCTCCGCGCCGGTCGCTGCCAGCAGGGACGCCTCGTCCAGGACGACGTCGGGCGCGTGACGCAGTGCGTACTCAGGCGAGGTGATGTCCTCGTCGAGGAACAGCTCGCTGTCCAGCGGGACGAACCGGTCGGGGTGGCGCATCAGCTTGGACCACACCTCGGTCACGCTGTCGCCCAGCCCGCGGTGCGCCGGCTGGAGCGACTGCTGGTAGGCAGTGTTGCCGCCCGGCGACACGTGCACCACCCGGACTCGGTCCGCGCCGTGTGCCCGATCCTTCTCGAGCGCGTGCGCGAGCAGCTGCTGACGGACCAGCTGGTAGAGCGGCTCCTGCAGGATCTGCTCGAAGGGCAGCGCCGGCAGGATCGGGCCGTCGGGGTCGCTCCAGGCCGCGCCGTACCGCTCCCACCGGGTCTGGTCCTTGACCGGCTCGGCGGGGCGGGTCCGGTAGGACTCGGTGTACTTCCACTCGACCAGGACGAGCTCGACGAGACCGTCACGCGTGCGGTGGAGGAAGGCGGCGTCGACGCTCGTGCAGTGGGCGCCGCGGACCCGGGCGCCGGTCGGCGCCTCGTTGAAGTAGTCGGTGGGCCCGATGTACTCGAACGTCAGGAAGCGGCCCGGCTCGATCTCCAGCACGTCCTGCGTCCCCAACACGTCGGCGAAGGCGAGCCGCAGCCGCTCCGGGTCGTGCACCATCTGGCCGAGCGCGTTGACGCACTGCACCTGTGAGGACAGCAGATGGTTGCTCGGGCCGCCGTCGATGCCGGCGTGCCAGGGGATGCCCAGCTCGGCGAACAGCGCCAGCGCCGGCTCACGCACCTCGGGGAGCAGTGAGAGGGCGGCGTGCTCGCGGGGGAGGCAGAAGTCGTACGCCGGGCCGCGGCTCGCGCCGGTCTTGTCCTCGTACGGGGCAGGCTGCTTCGCCTCGGGCGGCAGCGTGGTGGTGGAGCTCTTCCAGGTCGTGGCCTGGAGGCGTTGTTGTTCGGTGTAGGTGGTCATCTTCTTCGACGGTAGAGGCGGGGTCCGACAGTTTCTGTGGACGCGGGCCTGCGACAGGTTCACGATCTGCCGGTGGAGAAGGTCCTGTCGGAGGTCGATGGCAACCTGGTGGCAGCGGCCGCCGAGGACGGCGTCCGACGAGGATTCATCGAGGACAGCATGACCGTGACCGAGCAGCCGGAGCTCTTCCGTACCGCGACGGGCGACCGGCTGCGCATCCGGCCCTGCCCGCACCTCCGCTGCGTCGACAACGTCTTCGTACGTACCTGACTCCGATGGGTATCCGCCACCTTCGTGGTGACCTGTTCGCGCTCGGGCTGCCCGCCCTCGCACACGGCTGCAACTGCGCCGGTTCCATGTCCGGCGGCATCGCACGGGCCTTCCGGGCGATGGACGAGGCGATGCACGCGGAGTATCGCCGGCTGTGCAGCGAGGGAGAGTTCCGCCTCGGCGGCTTCCTGCGCTGGAGGCTCGACGACGGCACCCTCGTCTACAACCTCGCCACCCAGCAGCGGCCCGGGGCCGACGCCCGGCTGGGCGCCATCGCCGACTCGGTGACGGCCATGCTCGCCGACGCCGAGCAGCAGGGCATCCGTGAGGTCGGCGTGCCGCACCTCGGGGCCGGCATCGGCGGCCTCGCCTGGGCGGATGTTCGCCAGGTGCTGGAGGAGGCAGGTCAGGCCAGCCCGGTGCTGCTCACGGTGGTGGCGCGAGGCTGAGTGACCATGTCAGGCGAGGTGCGTCGTCGCTCACAGTGCTGCAGGCGCCGTCCGGACCCCCTCAGCGCGGGCAGCGGCGTGCAGGCGTCTGTCCCACACGGCCAGGAGCGGGCTCGCCTGCTTCAGGGTCAGGGCGCTGGCCAGATGGACGGCGTCGGCGCCGCTCAGCGCAGACGTCACGGTCAGCTCTGCTGCCTGCAGGGCCAGCGAGGACGTCAGCTCCACGAGGCGAAGAGCGGGCCGGTAGCCGGCCCAGGCAGTCAGGGCCCGCGCCAGCGCATCATCATCCAGTCGCTGGTTTCGGCGGGCGGCGTGCAGAGCGGCGGCCACCTCCGGCACCACCAGCCGGCTCGCCACCAGGACGTCGGCGTCGTCCCACAGCCGGGCGATCACATGGCTGCCGTCCTCCTCCACGAGCAGCTTGATCAGCGCGCTGCTGTCGAGGCAGAGCAGCACGGTTCAGTGTCGGAGCTCAGAGATGAGGTCAGCCACGGGTCCTGTCGCCTCCGCGCGGAGGGTGCCGCTCGCGCGGGGCCGCGGAGCCGACGCAGGGCTGATGACGCCCTCGCGCTCCAGCTGCTCGAGGAGCGGTGCGGCATCCACGGCGACCAGCCGCGCCACCGGCCGTCCGCGCTCGGTCAGGACCACGTCCTCGCCCCGCCGGGCCCGGTCGACGTACGCGCTCAGAGCCGCCCGGAACTCCGTGATGGCGACCTCCACAGCGGTAAGCGTACATCCTTTCATCCTCGATGTGTACGGTGGCGGGACCGTCAGCAGGCGGAGGTGTGGCAGCTGCGCGGATCCGCTCCTCCGTCACCTCAGCCGCTCCGTGACGCGGACCAGCGTTCGGCCAGTGAGCCGCTGTGCATCCGGTGGCGCTGAGAGCAGTAGACCGGGCGGGTCTGGTCAGGCTCAGGGCCTGGTGGAGAACGTCACGCTGGTGATCTCGGACAGCGAGATGAGCGCGATCAGCGGGCTGCGACTGAGATGGTGAGGCGGTGACCCCGGCCCGGCGCACACCTGTTGCCGGTGTTCGTCCCTACGCTGACCAGCGGCGGCACGACGGGGCCGGAGAAGGGGGCCGGGGTGGACCACGAGACGATCGAGGCGCTGCGGGACCGGCATCCCGCCTGGCGGCTCCTGCGCGCGCAGCACGCAGCCCTCGTGCTGTCCTTCCTCGGCCGTCACTTCGTGGACGGCAACCAGGGGGCGACGCCCGCGATCAGGCTGGTCGAGGCGCTCGAGGAGCATCTCGACGCGCTCAATGCCGGCACCCACGAGCCGCGTTTCCCGCGGACGCCGGAGGCCTATCTCGAGGCGTGGTCAGGTCCTGAATCCGGCTGGTTGCGTCGCTTCTACCCGGCCAGCTCCGACGAGGTGCACTACGACGCCACGCCTGCCTTCGAGAAGGCCTACGGTTGGATTGCGGGGCTGCGGGTCCGCGCCTTCGTCGGCACCGAGTCGCGACTGAACACCGTCGTGGACCTGCTCCGGCAGATCGTCCACGGCACCGAGAGCGACCCGGAGACCCGCCTGGCGCTGCTGCACGCCCAGCGCGCCGAGATCGACCGGCAGATCGAGGAGACCGAGGCCGGCAACGTCGCCGTCCTGACCGACACCGCGGTCCGGGAGCGTTACCAGCAGTTCGCTGCCACGGCCCGCGAGCTTCTCTCGGACTTCCGCCAGGTCGAGGAGAACTTCCGCGCGCTGGACCGCGGCGCCCGCGAGCGGATCGCGGCGTGGGAGGGCTCCAAGGGCGAGTTGCTCGCCGAGCTGGTCTCCAGCCGCGCCGACATCAGCAGCTCCGACCAGGGCGCGAGCTTCCAGGCCTTCTACGACTTCCTGCTCTCCGAGGCCCGTCAGGACGAGCTCGCCGACCTGCTGGCCAGCGTCCAGCAGCTGACGCCGATCGAGACCGACCGCCGGCTCCGCACGATTCACCACGACTGGTCGGAGGCCGCCGAGCGCACCCAGCAGACCGTCCGGCAGGTCTCCGAGCAGCTGCGCCGTTTCCTCGACGACCAGGTGTGGCTGGAGAACCGCCGGGTGCTGGAGCTGGTCCGCTCGATCGAGTCCGCCGCGCTCGCCTGCCGGGACGCGCCGCCGGATCTGGGGCTGGACGTCGGCGTCCCCGGCATCGGCATCGCGCTCGCCTTCGAGCGGCCGCTGTACGACGCGCGGCCGGCCACCCGGGTCGAGAGCATGGTGGACCCGGGGGAGCAGGAGCTCATCGACGTCTCGACGCTGTTCACCCAGACCTTCGTGGACCAGGCCCGGCTGGCCGACAACATCCGCACGATCCTGCCCGAGCGCACGTCCACGCTGCTGACCGACATCCTCGACTTCTACCCGGTCGAGCACGGCGTCGCCGAGATCCTCGGCTACCTCTCGCTGGCGGAGGAGGACCTGGCCGTCACCCTGGACGAGGCCGAGGAGATCGTCGTGGACTACCGCGACCCGGACGGCGTCGGCCGCCGCGCCCGGCTGCCCAGGGTGACGGTGAGCCGGCGATGAGGACCGCTGAGGAGCACGCCGTCGCGGTAGCGATCATCGAGCTGATGCGCGGTGTCGTCTACCGCGAGCAGCACGAGGACGCGTGGGCGACGCTGGACCGGCACGCCGGCTCCGTGCGTGATCACTTCGGCGCCA
This window of the Mycobacteriales bacterium genome carries:
- a CDS encoding macro domain-containing protein, whose translation is MGIRHLRGDLFALGLPALAHGCNCAGSMSGGIARAFRAMDEAMHAEYRRLCSEGEFRLGGFLRWRLDDGTLVYNLATQQRPGADARLGAIADSVTAMLADAEQQGIREVGVPHLGAGIGGLAWADVRQVLEEAGQASPVLLTVVARG
- a CDS encoding type II toxin-antitoxin system VapC family toxin is translated as MLLCLDSSALIKLLVEEDGSHVIARLWDDADVLVASRLVVPEVAAALHAARRNQRLDDDALARALTAWAGYRPALRLVELTSSLALQAAELTVTSALSGADAVHLASALTLKQASPLLAVWDRRLHAAARAEGVRTAPAAL
- a CDS encoding type II toxin-antitoxin system prevent-host-death family antitoxin, which produces MEVAITEFRAALSAYVDRARRGEDVVLTERGRPVARLVAVDAAPLLEQLEREGVISPASAPRPRASGTLRAEATGPVADLISELRH
- a CDS encoding DUF3375 domain-containing protein, coding for MDHETIEALRDRHPAWRLLRAQHAALVLSFLGRHFVDGNQGATPAIRLVEALEEHLDALNAGTHEPRFPRTPEAYLEAWSGPESGWLRRFYPASSDEVHYDATPAFEKAYGWIAGLRVRAFVGTESRLNTVVDLLRQIVHGTESDPETRLALLHAQRAEIDRQIEETEAGNVAVLTDTAVRERYQQFAATARELLSDFRQVEENFRALDRGARERIAAWEGSKGELLAELVSSRADISSSDQGASFQAFYDFLLSEARQDELADLLASVQQLTPIETDRRLRTIHHDWSEAAERTQQTVRQVSEQLRRFLDDQVWLENRRVLELVRSIESAALACRDAPPDLGLDVGVPGIGIALAFERPLYDARPATRVESMVDPGEQELIDVSTLFTQTFVDQARLADNIRTILPERTSTLLTDILDFYPVEHGVAEILGYLSLAEEDLAVTLDEAEEIVVDYRDPDGVGRRARLPRVTVSRR